Part of the Paenibacillus sp. YPG26 genome, TGTTGACGGAGAAGTGGACCTTACCTTCGTCAATAATGAGGCTATTCATGAACTGAACCGGGAGTACAGGGGAATTGACCGGCCAACGGACGTATTGTCTTTTGCGATGAATGAATCCGTTGATGAGGAGCCGGAGATACTGTACGAGCTCGAAGAGGGTCAGAGCCTGGATGATATCCCGGATGTACTTGGAGATATTATCATTTCAGTGGAACGGGCAAAAGAGCAGAGTGAGGAATACGGACATTCGCTTGAGCGGGAGATCGGCTTTCTGTTCGTGCATGGATTCCTGCATCTGCTCGGCTACGATCATCAGGATGACGCCAGCGAAGCAGAAATGATGTCTAAGCAGGAAGCTGCTCTTTCAAGGGTCGGCCTAGTACGGTAATGAAGCGAAGTCATAGTTGGAGTTCCACTTTCCGTTATGCAATCGAAGGCATAGGGTACGGGCTCAGAACACAGCGCAATTTACGCGTTCATGTTATTTGCGCGGTGCTGGCGGCCGGTGCGGCCGCCTTTTTCCATTTACCAGCAACCAAGTGGGCGATCCTGCTGCTTACCATCGCGCTCGTCATTTCGCTGGAGCTGATCAACACCGCCATCGAGTCGGTGGTAGACCTGGCAAGCCCGGATATCCATCCTTTGGCCAAAGCCGCCAAGGACACCGCCGCCGGCGCTGTTCTCGTCGCAGCGATCTTGGCTGTGATTATCGGTATAGTGCTGTTCTACGCTCCCGTACTTGAGTGGGTAACTGGTAAATAACCAAAATATAAGACGAGCTTGAAATTATAATATATGTACGGTCGTAACTACGAGGTTGCTTGGACTTTCGGCCGCTGCCCGCCTCCAGATTTCTTGAACTATACGCATAGCGGTTGAAATCCGGAGACAAAGCTTATGCTTCCGGTATAGCTTTCTTTCAGAAAGCTTGTAGGTGAACGCGTTCGCCCCTACAGTTCCAAGCTTCCCCTCCGTTACGCCTTATGTATACGGGTCTATGCTCGAAGTAGAGCGCATCCCGCAGGGACAGCGTCTCCGAGCACGGAGTACCACAAACCCGAACGGATCTGTGCTCGAAGTAGAGCGCATCCCGCAGGGACAGCGCCTCCGAGCACGGAGTACCACAAACCTGCACGTGTCTGTGCTCGAAGTAGAGCGCATCCCGCAGGGACAGCGTCTCCGAGCACGCAGCAACACAACCCGCACGGGTCTGTGCTCGAAGTAGAGCGCATCCCGCAGGGACAGCGCAACCGAGCACGCAGCAACACAACCCGCACGGGTCTATGCTCGAAGTAGAGCGCATCCCGCAGGGACAGCGTCTCCGAGCACGGAGTACCACAAACCCGCACGGATCTGTGCTCGAAGTAGAGCGCATCCCGCAGGGACAGCGCCTCCCAGCACGCAGCGACAACAAACGCTCCCGCCAGTGCTCCGCAAGTAAAGCGTGTCCCGCAGGGACGACAAGCGGCTCATCGCACGCATTCTCAAAGTGCCGGCAGGAGCGCCAGAAGTCAAGCGTGCCCCGAAGGGGCGGCAAGCGGCTCAACGCACCAACCGTAGCCCAGGCGCACCCACCCATCCATAATCAGCCAAACTGCAGGGTGTCCAGAGGGCAGAGCCCTTGGGGCCCTCCCTAAGCAGGGAGGGTTTGGGTGGGTATGAAAAGAAATGTTTATACAAAAAAAGGAGTATTCCAATGAAATCTAAATTCAAATCCGGCTTCGTCGCCATCGTCGGACGCCCCAATGTGGGCAAATCGACATTAATGAACCAGGTCATCGGGCAAAAGATCGCGATTATGTCCGACAAGCCGCAGACCACGCGCAACAAAATTCACGGGGTCTATACGACACCGGAACTGCAGATCGTGTTCCTGGATACACCGGGAATCCATAAGCGCCAATCCAAACTGGGTGACTTCATGAATCAGACCGCGCTGAATACCCTGGGTGAGGTGGAAGCCGTACTATTCCTTGCCGATGCTTCGGAAGGGTTCGGGGGCGGTGACCGGTTCATTATCGAACGCCTGAAGGGAATCCGCACTCCGGTCATTCTGATTCTTAACAAAATTGATAAAATAGAGCCCGAGCAGCTGCTGCCTCTGATTGAAGAATATCGCAAGCTGAACGATTTTGCGGAGATCATTCCAATCTCTGCAATGCACGGCAATAACGTCAATACGATGCTTGAGCAGATCGCCAAGTATTTACCGGAAGGACCGCAGTATTATCCCGATGATCAGATCACGGACCACCCGGAGCAATTCGTATGCGCCGAGCTGATCCGGGAGAAGATTCTTCAGAATACACGTGAAGAGGTTCCCCACTCCATCGCGGTTACTATTGAGGATATGAAGGTGGAGAACAACGGAGTCGTTCATATCTCGGCGGTCATTTATGTTGAACGGGATTCACAGAAAGGCATTATTATAGGCAAGCAGGGAGCCATGCTCAAGGAAGTGGGCCGATTGGCCAGACACGATATCGAGAACCTCTTGGGCTCTAAGATATTCCTTGAACTATGGGTTAAAGTGAAGAAGGATTGGCGTAACCAGGATCGGGTGCTCAAGGACCTTGGGTTCCACAAGAACTCCTAGGGTAATTGTATACTGGGAGTTATTGCATCACATAGTTCGGATTCCACAGCACATCCTAATCTCGTAAATGCAGCGTCATTTTCTGAGAGGGGATGAGAACGTATGCGTGACTTTTCGTGGAATTATTTTACGAACAGTGGGGATGTCGATGCTTACCTGCTCTATAAAGCGGCCACTGTCCATACAGATCAGGAGCCGGAGGCCGCGGAGGAATTGATCCTGGAGGAGGAAGCGAATTAACCGCTTGTGAATGTCAGGGACAGCTTGGGGGAGGTTGCATGCTTTACAGGGTGGAGGGGATAGTCATCCGCAGCATGGATTACGGTGAGGGGAACAAGATTATAACAATCTGTACAGCCACTCATGGCAAAATTGGGGTGCTTGTGCGGGGAGCGAAGAAATCTAAAAGCCGCCATGCTGCGCTGACTCAGCCTTTTACAAATGGGGAATACCTGTTTTTCCGTACAGGAAATGGACTTGGTACCTTAAATCAAGGTGAGATTCTGGAATCTCACCATCTTTTGCGTGAGGATCTGATCTTAACTTCCTATGCTTCTTATGCCTGCGAGCTGCTGGACCGGACGCTGCAGGATGAGGAGGTTGGGGCATTCTGGTTCAATCAGCTGAAGGCTTGTCTTGAGGCTTTGACATCGGGAAAAGATCCACAGGTTACCGCGCATTTATTCGAAATGAAGATACTTCAAGCCGCCGGTTATGGGCCTGTGTTGGATAACTGTGTATCTTGCGGTAGTGAGGATGAGCCCGCTGTAGTCAGTCCGCGCCTCGGCGGTGTATTGTGCCGAAGATGCAAGCACCATGACCCGAGCGCGATGACGGTTACACCGGGGACGCTGAAGCTGTTAAGATTATTCGCGAAGCTGGATCTTCGGCGTCTTGGGAACATCGATGTCAAAGACACCACGAAGGCCGAGATGAAAGTGGTTATGCGCGCGTTTATGGATGCCCAGCTTAACCTTAATCTGAAATCACAGCGTTTTTTGGATCAGCTGGATAAATATGAACTTGAATAGCCAAAGCTAATGCTGCCCTTGTGATTATTTTTTTGATTATGCTACGGTTTGACTAACGTCAGGAAATCATTTATTATGGACTAGAAATTCTCTGATAGAGAACATGCGTTGAACGGGAAAGTAATGAATTGCGGTTCTAGGATTAAGCGATTCGGGGATGGTGAGAGCCCGAAAGAACGAATTCATGAAAGGGCACCCGGGAGCATGAAGCGAACGGAAAAGTGGATACAGCAGCGGCGGCAGGTAATCTGCGATGCGAGCGGCTGTATCAAGTAGGGTGGAACCGCGGGAACAGCTCTCGTCCCTATG contains:
- a CDS encoding diacylglycerol kinase family protein, giving the protein MKRSHSWSSTFRYAIEGIGYGLRTQRNLRVHVICAVLAAGAAAFFHLPATKWAILLLTIALVISLELINTAIESVVDLASPDIHPLAKAAKDTAAGAVLVAAILAVIIGIVLFYAPVLEWVTGK
- a CDS encoding YqzL family protein — its product is MRDFSWNYFTNSGDVDAYLLYKAATVHTDQEPEAAEELILEEEAN
- the recO gene encoding DNA repair protein RecO, whose product is MLYRVEGIVIRSMDYGEGNKIITICTATHGKIGVLVRGAKKSKSRHAALTQPFTNGEYLFFRTGNGLGTLNQGEILESHHLLREDLILTSYASYACELLDRTLQDEEVGAFWFNQLKACLEALTSGKDPQVTAHLFEMKILQAAGYGPVLDNCVSCGSEDEPAVVSPRLGGVLCRRCKHHDPSAMTVTPGTLKLLRLFAKLDLRRLGNIDVKDTTKAEMKVVMRAFMDAQLNLNLKSQRFLDQLDKYELE
- the era gene encoding GTPase Era; this translates as MKSKFKSGFVAIVGRPNVGKSTLMNQVIGQKIAIMSDKPQTTRNKIHGVYTTPELQIVFLDTPGIHKRQSKLGDFMNQTALNTLGEVEAVLFLADASEGFGGGDRFIIERLKGIRTPVILILNKIDKIEPEQLLPLIEEYRKLNDFAEIIPISAMHGNNVNTMLEQIAKYLPEGPQYYPDDQITDHPEQFVCAELIREKILQNTREEVPHSIAVTIEDMKVENNGVVHISAVIYVERDSQKGIIIGKQGAMLKEVGRLARHDIENLLGSKIFLELWVKVKKDWRNQDRVLKDLGFHKNS
- the ybeY gene encoding rRNA maturation RNase YbeY, giving the protein MGLKLAWNNEQDDFEISQELIDLLEKALDIAGEAEGIVDGEVDLTFVNNEAIHELNREYRGIDRPTDVLSFAMNESVDEEPEILYELEEGQSLDDIPDVLGDIIISVERAKEQSEEYGHSLEREIGFLFVHGFLHLLGYDHQDDASEAEMMSKQEAALSRVGLVR